From a single Vitis vinifera cultivar Pinot Noir 40024 chromosome 18, ASM3070453v1 genomic region:
- the LOC109121570 gene encoding putative laccase-9, which produces MMWLIMKVFLLQILVFQLFGGDIRCQASIRRHTFVVREASYTRLCSTKDILTVNGQFPGPTIHAMKGETIIVDVYNRGKENVTIHWHGVNMPRYPWTDGPEYITQCPIQPGSKFSQKIILSSEEGTLWWHAHSDWTRATVHGAIIVYPKNGTKYPFHKPNAEFLIILGQWWKSDVNVVRDDVLASGADVNASNSLLINGQPGDLLPCSKSGTFKITVDHGNTYLLRIINAALHEPLFFSIAKHKMTVVGTDGSYTKPLTQDYITIFPGQTFDVLLEANQRPDHYYMAAITYSEAPTGLNIYDNTTTTAIVQYRGYYTPSSPPFLPHLPAYNDTNATLQVMANLRSLVDAEHPCNVPLSTSTNLFYTVSLNSYPCINDSCSGVNGTRSASSINNISFHTPTIDILEAYYYNISGVYGDKFPSVPPQVFDFTGDYLPLLYQLPSTGTEVRVLEYNSTVEIVFQGTNLVGGTTHPIHLHGHSFYVVGWGLGNFDENKDPLRYNLVDPPHQNTIYVPRNGWATIRFKASNPGVWFMHCHIERHQSWGMETAFIVKNGKHPEAQMLPPPSDMPPCHETVREASYTRLCSTKDILTVNGQFPGPTIYAMKGETIIVDVYNRGKENVTIHWHGVNMPRYPWTDGPEYITQCPIQPGSKFSQKIILSFEEGTLWWHAHSDWTRATVHGAIIVYPKNGTKYPFHKPNAEFLIILGQWWKSDVNAVRDEGLATGADANASDSLLINGQPGDLLPCSKSGTFKLTVDHGKTYLLRIINAALQEPLFFSIAKHKMTVVGTDGSYTKPLPRDYITIFPGQTFDVLLEANQCPDHYYMAARTYSVAPTASNFFDNTTTTAIVQYRGYYTPSSPPSLPHLPAYNDTNASVQVMASLRSLADAEHPCNVPLSMSTKLFYTISINSYPCINNSCSGANGTRSAASINNISFHTPTVDILEAYYYNISGVYGDKFPSVPPLVFDFTANYLPLLYQLPSAGTEVRVLEYNSTVEIVFQGTNLIAGVTHPIHLHGHSFYVVGWGFGNFDENRDPLRYNLVDPPLQNTISVPRKGWATIRFKASNPGVWFMHCHVEQHLTWGMETAFLVKNGKHPEAQMLPPPSDMPPC; this is translated from the exons ATGATGTGGCTGATCATGAAGGTTTTCCTCTTGCAAATTTTAGTGTTTCAACTTTTTGGTGGTGACATCCGTTGCCAAGCTTCAATCCGTCGGCATACTTTTGTG GTGAGGGAAGCTTCATATACAAGGCTTTGTAGTACCAAGGACATCTTAACAGTAAATGGACAATTTCCGGGACCAACTATACATGCTATGAAAGGAGAGACGATCATTGTCGACGTTTATAAtaggggaaaagaaaatgtcACCATTCACTG GCATGGCGTGAACATGCCTAGATATCCATGGACAGATGGTCCCGAGTATATCACACAATGCCCAATTCAGCCCGGGTCAAAGTTTAGTCAGAAGATCATCCTTTCCTCTGAGGAAGGCACTTTATGGTGGCATGCTCACAGTGATTGGACCCGAGCCACCGTTCATGGAGCTATAATTGTCTATCCCAAGAATGGAACCAAGTATCCTTTTCACAAACCTAACGCAGAATTTCTCATCATATTAG GACAATGGTGGAAGAGTGATGTGAATGTGGTTCGAGATGATGTGCTTGCAAGCGGAGCTGATGTCAATGCCTCTAATTCTTTATTGATAAATGGACAACCTGGTGATCTACTTCCATGCTCAAAATCAG GCACATTCAAGATAACGGTGGATCATGGAAATACCTATCTACTTCGCATAATCAATGCTGCCTTGCACGAGCCTCTTTTTTTCTCCATTGCCAAGCATAAAATGACAGTGGTTGGAACAGATGGTAGCTACACAAAACCATTGACACAAGATTATATCACAATATTTCCTGGCCAAACCTTCGATGTCTTACTAGAAGCTAACCAACGCCCGGATCACTATTACATGGCGGCTATAACTTATTCTGAAGCCCCGACAGGTCTTAATATTTATGATAACACAACCACCACAGCTATTGTACAATACAGGGGATACTACACTCCATCTTCACCTCCCTTCTTGCCTCACTTACCTgcatacaatgacacaaatgcaACGCTTCAGGTTATGGCCAACCTCCGAAGCTTAGTAGATGCGGAACATCCTTGCAATGTCCCATTGAGCACGAGCACTAACCTATTTTACACCGTTTCTTTAAACTCGTACCCATGCATTAATGATTCATGTTCAGGGGTCAATGGGACACGGTCCGCTTCAAGTATAAACAACATAAGCTTCCATACCCCTACAATTGACATACTGGAAGCTTACTATTATAACATCAGTGGTGTATATGGAGATAAATTTCCTAGCGTTCCACCACAGGTGTTTGATTTTACAGGTGATTATCTTCCATTACTCTATCAGTTGCCGAGCACCGGAACAGAAGTAAGGGTGCTCGAGTATAACTCCACAGTGGAGATTGTTTTTCAAGGGACAAACTTGGTTGGAGGGACAACCCACCCTATTCATCTCCATGGACACAGTTTCTATGTTGTTGGGTGGGGACTTGggaattttgatgaaaataaggaTCCTTTGCGCTACAATCTGGTGGATCCTCCCCATCAGAATACCATCTATGTTCCTAGGAATGGTTGGGCTACAATCAGATTCAAGGCATCCAACCCTG GAGTGTGGTTCATGCATTGCCATATAGAACGCCATCAAAGTTGGGGCATGGAAACTGCGTTCATAGTGAAAAATGGTAAACACCCAGAAGCTCAAATGTTGCCTCCTCCATCCGACATGCCGCCAT GTCATGAAACG GTGAGAGAAGCTTCATATACAAGGCTTTGTAGCACCAAGGACATCTTAACAGTAAATGGACAATTTCCGGGGCCAACTATATATGCTATGAAAGGAGAGACGATCATTGTCGACGTTTATAAtaggggaaaagaaaatgtcACCATTCACTG GCATGGGGTGAACATGCCTAGATATCCATGGACAGATGGTCCCGAGTATATCACACAATGCCCAATTCAGCCAGGGTCAAAGTTTAGTCAGAAGATCATCCTTTCCTTTGAGGAAGGCACTTTATGGTGGCATGCTCATAGTGACTGGACCCGAGCCACCGTTCATGGAGCTATAATCGTCTATCCCAAGAATGGAACCAAGTATCCTTTTCACAAACCTAACGCAGAATTTCTCATCATATTAG GACAATGGTGGAAGAGTGATGTGAATGCAGTTCGAGATGAAGGGCTTGCAACCGGAGCTGATGCCAACGCCTCTGATTCTTTATTGATAAATGGACAACCCGGTGATCTACTTCCATGCTCAAAATCAG GCACATTCAAGCTAACGGTGGACCATGGAAAGACCTATCTACTTCGCATAATCAATGCTGCCTTGCAGGAGcctctcttcttctccattgctaaGCATAAAATGACAGTGGTTGGAACAGATGGTAGCTACACGAAACCATTGCCACGAGATTATATCACAATATTTCCTGGCCAAACCTTCGATGTCTTATTAGAAGCTAACCAATGCCCGGATCACTATTACATGGCAGCTAGAACTTATTCCGTTGCCCCGACAGCTagtaatttttttgataacaCAACCACCACAGCTATTGTACAGTACAGGGGATACTACACTCCATCTTCACCTCCTTCCTTGCCTCATCTTCCTgcatacaatgacacaaatgcaTCGGTTCAGGTCATGGCCAGCCTCCGAAGCTTAGCAGATGCGGAACATCCTTGCAATGTCCCATTGAGCATGAGCACTAAACTGTTTTACACTATTTCTATAAACTCGTACCCATGCATTAATAATTCATGTTCAGGGGCCAATGGGACGCGGTCTGCCGCAAGTATAAACAATATAAGCTTCCATACCCCTACAGTTGACATACTGGAAGCTTACTATTATAACATTAGTGGTGTATATGGAGATAAATTTCCTAGCGTTCCACCACTGGTGTTCGATTTTACAGCTAATTATCTTCCATTACTCTATCAGTTACCGAGCGCCGGAACAGAAGTAAGGGTGCTCGAATATAACTCCACAGTGGAGATTGTTTTTCAAGGGACAAACTTGATTGCAGGGGTAACCCACCCCATACATCTCCATGGACACAGTTTCTATGTTGTTGGATGGGGATTTGggaattttgatgaaaatagggaCCCTTTGCGCTATAATCTGGTGGATCCTCCCCTTCAGAATACCATCTCTGTTCCTAGGAAAGGTTGGGCTACAATCAGATTCAAGGCATCCAACCCTG GAGTGTGGTTCATGCACTGCCATGTAGAACAACATTTGACTTGGGGCATGGAAACTGCATTCCTAGTGAAAAATGGTAAACATCCAGAAGCTCAAATGCTACCTCCTCCATCCGACATGCCGCCATGTTGA